The Sabethes cyaneus chromosome 1, idSabCyanKW18_F2, whole genome shotgun sequence DNA segment CTATAGGGTTGAAGAATGGGCAGTACGCCGGAAGAAATATTGGGATAATGCCAATTGACCGTAGGTATCTTATCAAGTTAGGATCACAATGAATCCTTGCTCCATCCATTATCCAGATCGAATGGAATCCGGGATAGCGTTGAACTTGCTTATTGTGGAGAGCGAAGTCTCTGCAACATTCAAAAAACTTTGCTCTGGTGAATGTTCCTTGAGTCCAAAAGCTATCTAATATTCCACTCATacccagaaaacagagaaacgaTACGCGAGGCTTGCGACAAAACTCACCACGATATACAACTTTTTGGCCAATTACTCCATACCCCTTCCGGCGTAGCATATCACGACTATCAAAGCTGACTTCATCTAAAAAAACCAGGTTATAAATATCCCACTTTATCGACATCATTTCCTTGACAAATCGAACGATCTCTTCGTCGCGAATTTGGATGGCGCGGCGTTCAATTGTCTTGCGCGTAAGTCCGAACTCATGCAATATGGCACAAATTGAAGATAAACTAATAGAGGTGTGAAATTTTAGCTGGAATCGGAGCTTTGCTTCATCAAGGAACAACATAGGTTCTTTCATATATAATTGAATCAGCCAGCTGCGcatgtcaatagtaaattttttgtaaatttgttCGCGTTGCTTGCGATGAAACAATCCGTTTCTCTCGTATTTGGAAAACCAGGAACAAATCGTGGACAAGCATTTGCCGTAGATGATGGCGAGCTGTTTCTTAGAAATTCCTAGAAAATAATAACCATATAACGCATGATACACTGTATTGACGCTGGCATGTTGTCGGCGTACATTTTGAATAATAATATTGGACATTATTGGTTATATAAACGCggattataataaaaataataatttgaaaACCAAATTACTTTAAACATTTGAATTTTCCGTCATCGAAAACAAATAACACATGTGTCAAAAGCATTGACAGTTAAGTCGGGAGTCAAGTTCGCGTCGCGAGTCTGACTCGCGAACTTCAATTTAGTGGTGGCGAGACAATAAAAACGCCGAAAAACTCATTGCAAACAACGTGCTAAACCATCAGTTCACGATAAAATCTGTAGAAAATGCTCTACACATTTTAGATACAACATAATCTTTACAGCTGCTGGTAAGTCTAGTTTGAATGtttaaagggcgtaagtgcgttttattgaatatctagtattttggttttagtgatggcgttttggtcatcgggttactagtaaactagtttatttgctgtctaggccaacgtttcaaggactttatttcctcttcatcagggcaactacgaaaatacagtttacatttacattgagttacaaagtcaattttttttacacacaaaacttacaaacatattaaactaattCTTGTCAAGTTTGTTGGGGTGGGGTTTTTCTGCTATTGGTCGAACTACACTATAAAAAACAGTACAATTTATTACAAACTACTAGGTTGGTCTAActttgaaaattcaaatttgaataccGGCGAGCAAAAACTTACACAGTCATTCCTATACACAACACAGTACGGTTATGACTTTCAGGGAGCGTCAAAATGGAGAGTACTATTTCAACCTGATTTGAGAGTGTGTATCATTGTGTGAGAGACCGTAACATACCAGAATAAGCTATGCTCAGGTTGTTTGTGTCTGTTCTGTAGTTGATTGCGGTTCTGTCACAAGCaatatggcacatttcaagcACTTGTAGCGCTTGAATTCTGTCGTCGGAGCTTAATATTTTTGTGCTGGTTAAATCAAACTTGTGTTGTTCCTCGATCGCATGTTTCATTAGCGCAGTCTTTTTGAATTCCTCGTCTCTGTCCGTGCGCTCCGTGTCTGAAGTTTTATACTCTTCATAGCGGTTGATGAGAGAGAATTCAAACGAAAAATAACACGCTAGTGAAAGCTCTATACGACCAAAAAATTATCGACCAAAAAACCAGAGCTCGGCTGACTACATACAATTCGACTTGTCCTAAAATTTATGGATTACCCAAGCTACATAAAGAAGGCAACCCGCTGAGGATCATACTGTCATGCATAAATTGCCCAACATATGATCTCTCCAAATATCTCGCAGGAATTTTACATCAATCGATCGACCATGACAAATACAACGTACGAAACTCATACGAGTTTTGCACCTTTATAAATAATGTTACACTACCACCCGGCTATGTATTAGTGTCGTTTGATGTAATAAGTCTGTTCACATGTATACCGAGGAGCCTGGCTATACAAGCGGTGCAAAATAACTGGaacagaatagaaaaaaatacaacCATCAAAGACAGAGACACGTTCACAAATCTAGTACAATTCGTTCTGTCCTCCACTTATTTCACGTTCCGTGGGGCATACCATCGGCAACAGGAGGGAACTGCAATGGGGAATCCGCTGTCTCCAGCATTGGCTGATCTTGTAATGACCACATTACTTGACGATGTGCTTACCAAGATCGACATCACAGTTCCGTGCATCAAAAAATATGTCGACGATTTGTTCACCGCTATTCCAGCAGACAAGATTGAATATGTAAAGAATGCTCTcaattatagttactatatatatagttcggcggatagaaaatcgggagccaaataaacgtcaaaagcggagccaaaagcttttcaaaatccaaaatgcaggagtaatgataaaaaaatacactttcttttcatagaactagtcattttcaacacccgccagtgattatttttcgtaaaaacctgcacatttcaccataatttcaaatttaatttcataaatcagggatgccaattcgcctggttttctatccgccgaactatatatatagtaactatactctCAATAGCTTTGACTCGCATATTCAATTCACCTACGAGTCAGAAAAAGACAACCGATTACCATACTTAGATATGATTCTAATAAGCACCGGGGAACAAAAAATTCTCAATGATTGGTATCAGAAATCTGTAGCGTCGGGCAgaattttgaactttttctcactCCACCCGCTGGTACAAAAATTAAACACGGCCACTGGCTTCATTGGAAGGGTATTTCAGTTATCCACGAGCAAATCGATCGAAGAGAAAAAGGCAATTGTACGCAAGCTCACTGATCAACCGGCTGATCAATAGGTTTATCAACCAAAGTGGACAAAATTGTGAAGAAGTGAACTCGGAGGAAAAAGTATACCGAtcgttgcatcatgttgatgcCCTCACCCCTGCATTGGCAAGAAGTATTaaacaaaacttcaaaaatgTCACTCTAAGTTTCAAATGCGTCAAAACCAACAGATTACTATTCACGAAACTCAAAGATTCCTCACCGCATCTTGCAATGAGAAACGTAATTTACCGTATTCCATGCGCTGATTGTGATAGTGCTTACATTGGTATGACTacacagcagctgaaaaatccaacccatcgacatctctataacgagatgcagtgaacgtcagcgacaggatgtcctgggctcaaaatttgacagcgggcccaaatcagactgctggcagttgagtgaaacgcagtgctgacatgctatctcattttcgcacacacgagatgttggcagcgaaaacatggttgcctgccgaagGGGTGGAAAAATCGGATCGCCGGCCACCGCTCTCTCATCAAACGCTATGAAGAGTATAAAACCTCAGACACGGAGCGCACGGACAGAGACGAGGAATTCAAAAAGACTGCGCTAATGAAACATGCGATCGAGGAACAACACAAGTTTGATTTAACCAGCACAAAAATATTAAGCTCCGACGACAGAATTCAAGCGCTACAAGTgcttgaaatgtgccatattGCTTGTGACAGAACCGCAATCAACTACAGAACATACACAAACAACCTGAGCATATCTTATTCTGGTATGTTACGGTCTCTCACACAATGATACACACTCTCAAATCAGGTTGAAATAGTACTCTCCATTTTGACGCTCCCTGAAAGTCATAAACGTACTGTGTGGTGTGTAGGAATGACTGTGTAAGTTTTTGCTCGCCggtattcaaatttgaattttcaaagTTAGACCAACCTAGTAGTTTGTAATAAATTGTACTGTTTTTTATAGTGTAGTTCGACCAATAGCAGAAAAAAACCCACCCCAACAAACTTGACAAGaattagtttaatatgtttgtaagttttgtgtgtaaaaaaaattgactttgtaactcaatgtaaatgtaaactgtattttcgtagttgccctgatgaagaggaaataaagtccttgaaacgttggcctagacagcaaataaactagtttactagtaacccgatgaccaaaacgccatcactaaaaccaaaattagtatCGTTGGTCAAAAAAAATCTCTCTACAATATCTAGTATGTTAAACGTATAAATTCGACTACTATTAATGTTAGTTAGTTCCATATAGAAAAGAACAGTACAATTTATCAAATTTCACCTTCTGGTTAGCACGTATACTAGTTATAGTCATATTCTACTAATtgaattgttccagtaagaggcCTATTTCAATTATACTTGAATTTGGTAGTCAAATCAAAACGTTATGTTAATCATCCAGTTTATTTTATTGGAGTTTATTGGGAGATTAGCCCAAAATTAAACGCGATCTGAAGTAAACACCGCGTTTGTAGTAAACACCGCGCTAAAACTGCTGTAAACAAACGTGTTGTTCTTGTAACGGGTTGTCAAGCCACTGAACCTTCATGATTTCTGTGTAATTTGTGCCATTAATCAttaaatcgatccagcaatcag contains these protein-coding regions:
- the LOC128745932 gene encoding uncharacterized protein LOC128745932 — translated: MSNIIIQNVRRQHASVNTVYHALYGYYFLGISKKQLAIIYGKCLSTICSWFSKYERNGLFHRKQREQIYKKFTIDMRSWLIQLYMKEPMLFLDEAKLRFQLKFHTSISLSSICAILHEFGLTRKTIERRAIQIRDEEIVRFVKEMMSIKWDIYNLVFLDEVSFDSRDMLRRKGYGVIGQKVVYRGEFCRKPRVSFLCFLGMSGILDSFWTQGTFTRAKFFECCRDFALHNKQVQRYPGFHSIWIMDGARIHCDPNLIRYLRSIGIIPIFLPAYCPFFNPIEVIFGLIKKDLIRNRPEHSSILHEVCESINRFKIYLCTNIFEHSGYFAGGTFLPEKGLDQDINSLDFIIDNKN